A single genomic interval of Hevea brasiliensis isolate MT/VB/25A 57/8 chromosome 4, ASM3005281v1, whole genome shotgun sequence harbors:
- the LOC110635728 gene encoding deSI-like protein At4g17486, translating to MLCRMVLLPRKKKTGTVPVYLNVYDLTPINGYAYWVGLGIYHSGVQVHGVEYGFGAHDLPSAGIFEVEPRQCPGFTFRKSILIGRTDLGPKEVRSFMEKLAQDYSGNSYHLITKNCNHFCNDVCNKLTGKTIPSWVNRLARLGFLCNCVLPAELNETRVRQVKSQTNGQEGDKKKLRSHSSRLLCTSSALPSPSLTPCSSGSGSRSNRQRCHLPQTLIHDTSTSSLSLKL from the exons atgctGTGTCGAATGGTGCTTTTGCCACGGAAGAAGAAGACCGGAACGGTGCCGGTTTACTTGAATGTCTACGATTTGACTCCAATCAATGGTTATGCTTATTGGGTCGGTCTCGGAATCTACCATTCCGGTGTGCAag TCCATGgtgtggaatatggttttggagCACATGACCTCCCAAGCGCAGGGATCTTTGAGGTGGAACCTAGGCAATGCCCTGGTTTCACTTTCAGAAAATCAATATTGATTGGAAGGACAGATCTTGGTCCTAAAGAAGTTCGTTCATTCATGGAGAAGCTAGCTCAAGACTATTCTGGGAACAGTTACCATCTTATCACCAAGAACTGCAACCACTTCTGCAATGATGTGTGTAACAAGCTGACTGGGAAAACAATCCCTAGTTGGGTTAACCGTCTTGCTCGTTTAG GTTTTCTTTGCAACTGTGTTCTGCCTGCGGAATTGAATGAAACCAGAGTTCGTCAAGTTAAATCACAAACTAACGGGCAAGAGGGAGATAAGAAGAAATTGAGAAGCCATTCAAGTAGGTTATTATGTACTTCTTCTGCCCTACCTTCTCCTTCATTGACACCCTGCTCCTCAGGTTCTGGTAGCAGAAGTAATAGACAAAGATGTCACCTTCCTCAGACACTGATTCATGACACTTCTACCTCATCATTAAGCTTGAAGCTTTAA